One Notolabrus celidotus isolate fNotCel1 chromosome 18, fNotCel1.pri, whole genome shotgun sequence DNA window includes the following coding sequences:
- the LOC117830497 gene encoding uncharacterized protein LOC117830497 yields MMTHNEEEMDLLETRSEISSCSRASKLSTASSLALRARAKAEAARTELSFAKKEAEMLKQQAILQASLHELKMEKAAAAADAEANVLEAAAQDEYQQFGSPLLVHRPVMPQIPIEFPSGRATTQSSVQNPFLQPYQSAQTANTLHAITTPPDAKPPVGTRPPASQPTMGNGETAKSCVLHSETQRSESSEYAFAELAPHHSFKREDALYTMHANTVKNERHSHGYGEPPHNIEHTSDKCVLPQSHPAQSSPLHDTTSSNPSAAIDLAKYLMRREMVSSGLLTFDDKPENYWAWKTSFINSTEDLKLSAREELDLLCKWLGPSSSEQAKRIRAVHIHSASAGLQMVWQRLEDIYGSPEVIEDALLKKIDDFPKITAKDNHKLRQLGDTLMELEAARADGYLPGLMYLNTSRGVSPIVQKLPYNLQERWITVGSRYKEQHRVSYPPFSVFVNFVCEEAKVRNDPSFANITGTLFATKTEKSYSPNYQPFNQHVKSTVAVRKTEISSDGDPDKLCPLHNKPHPLRKCRGFRNKTIEERKAYLKEKSICFRCCASSTHIAKDCNKPVQCKECNSDRHPSALHPGSAPWKTDFQTNTREQQGGEQQGEEQQGREHQAVAGTSVTSRCTEICGDVNASKSCSKICLVWVYPNGQRERALKTYAVLDDQSNKSLGRSKFFEHFGLQGTGSMYTLKTCSGVVETSGRRASNFIVESLDGKTQISLPTLIECDLLPDNRSEIPSPEVTRHYPHLMCLTDKIPAPDPDASILLLLGRDMIQAHKVREQCNGPNNAPFAQRLDLGWVLIGDVCLGRAHKTNSVSAFKTNVLMSGRHSMLEPCTSNILVKEKIHSPVLPHAPPGMFHASNPKYNTDSLGQDVFQSTAHDEKLGMSVEDKLFLDLMDKEVYMDDANCWVAPLPFRPNRSRLPNNRQQAFNRLTSLRRMLEKKKGMKDHFFKFMQTMFDSDQAEPAPALTTEQERWYLPIFGVYHPQKKDQIRVVFDSSAKHEGLCLNDVLLKGPDMNNSLLGVLLRFRKEPVAVMADVQKMFYCFTVREEHRDFLRFLWFEDNNPTKQITEYRMKVHVFGNSPSPAVAIYGLRKAALHAEGEDGTEAKQFIMRNFYVDDALASFPTNDEAISVLKRTKDMLAESSIKLHKIASNSRVVMDAFSPEERAKDLVNLELTIDPLPLQHSLGLTWSLQTDTFTFCVSREKKPFTRRGILSTVNGLYDPLGFAAPVTIQGKALVRELSAEQFEWDAPLPAVKEKQWRLWTDSVHELEQLQIKRAYVPVSLRYIEHRELCVFSDASTMAISAVAYLKTVDKEGHTHVGFVMGKSKLAPHPQHTIPRLELCAAVLAVEMADLLTEELDIDIHKVTFFTDSRIVLGYIHNTNRRFYVYVTNRVARIRKSTRPEQWNFVSTENNPADHGTRSVSAAQLSHTNWFQGPTFLSRDTCLKQETFELVEPDADADIRPLITAFITKASVNRLGSRRFERFSSWKALCRATVQLIYKARSCSKNTNSKTEVWTQAKTVIIRSAQQDAFSEEIRSLSRGDVVSKSSTLRKLNPFVDAEGLLRVGGRMPATHTPWEERHPIIVPNKQHIATLLVRHYHEQVAHQGRHLTEGALRSAGLWLIGGKRLVSNIIHKCVICKRLRGKVEEQQMASLPADRVSPGPPFTSVGVDVFGPWTVSSRRTRGGVAENKRWAVIFTCMVTRAVHIEVLESLSSSSFVNALRRFTAIRGPVRLFRSDQGTNFVGACKELQIRSGDPELATYLLDKGSTWTFNPPHASHMGGAWERMIGVARRILDALLLKRNTCHMSHEVLVTLMSEVMAIMNARPLVPVSSDPDMPAVLTPAMLLTQKIETVLPPSPGQFDLKDLHSKQWKQVQTLADAFWKRWRQEYLVTLQARQKWHVDKPNLNKGDVVLLKDAQAKRNEWPVGIVVDVFPSEDKKVRKVDVKVVKQGTPKVYLRPVSELVLLLKNV; encoded by the coding sequence ATGATGACACAtaatgaagaagaaatggactTATTGGAGACAAGATCAGAAATATCCAGCTGCTCTAGAGCCAGTAAACTCTCAACAGCCAGCTCTCTTGCACTGAGAGCACGAGCAAAGGCAGAAGCTGCTCGCACTGAActttcatttgcaaaaaaggaagctgaaatgttaaaacaacaagCTATACTACAAGCAAGCTTACATGAGCTGAAAATGGAAAAAGCTGCTGCAGCCGCAGATGCAGAAGCTAATGTGTTGGAAGCAGCTGCACAGGATGAGTATCAACAATTCGGCTCTCCTCTTCTAGTGCATAGACCTGTGATGCCTCAGATCCCAATTGAGTTCCCCAGTGGAAGAGCTACAACACAGTCATCAGTGCAAAATCCTTTTCTTCAGCCATACCAGAGTGCACAAACAGCTAATACGCTACATGCAATCACAACCCCACCCGATGCAAAGCCACCAGTAGGCACACGTCCACCAGCATCCCAGCCAACCATGGGCAATGGTGAAACAGCAAAAAGCTGTGTGCTACATAGTGAAACGCAGCGGAGTGAAAGCAGTGAGTATGCATTTGCTGAGTTAGCCCCGCATCATTCATTCAAAAGAGAGGATGCTTTGTACACAATGCATGCTAATACTGTTAAAAATGAGAGACATTCTCACGGCTATGGAGAGCCTCCTCATAACATCGAGCACACGAGTGACAAATGTGTGCTTCCTCAGTCTCATCCAGCTCAGTCATCACCCTTACATGACACCACCTCGTCCAATCCATCCGCTGCTATCGACTTAGCAAAGTACCTGATGCGTCGAGAGATGGTGAGTTCCGGCTTATTGACATTTGACGATAAACCAGAAAATTACTGGGCTTGGAAAACATCATTCATCAACTCCACAGAAGACTTGAAACTCTCTGCTAGAGAAGAACTCGATCTTTTATGCAAATGGCTGGGTCCATCTTCTTCTGAGCAAGCTAAAAGAATCAGAGCAGTGCATATTCACAGTGCATCCGCTGGCCTCCAGATGGTATGGCAGCGATTAGAGGACATCTATGGCTCACCAGAAGTAATTGAAGATGCTCTACTGAAAAAAATTGATGATTTTCCAAAAATCACTGCAAAAGACAACCACAAGTTAAGACAGCTAGGAGACACTCTTATGGAACTCGAGGCAGCTAGAGCAGATGGATACTTACCTGGCCTTATGTACCTCAACACCTCGCGTGGTGTCAGCCCCATAGTGCAGAAGCTACCGTACAACCTGCAAGAAAGGTGGATCACGGTAGGATCACGCTACAAAGAGCAACACAGAGTGTCATATCCTCCATTCTCAGTCTTTGTGAACTTTGTTTGTGAAGAAGCAAAGGTGCGTAATGATCCAAGTTTTGCTAACATAACGGGAACACTGTTTGCTACCAAGACAGAGAAAAGCTACTCACCCAACTATCAGCCATTTAACCAGCATGTGAAATCAACAGTAGCTgtaagaaagacagaaatctCTTCAGATGGCGATCCTGACAAATTGTGTCCTCTGCATAATAAGCCGCATCCTCTGAGAAAGTGTCGTGGCTTCAGGAACAAAACAATAGAGGAGAGAAAGGCGTATCTGAAGGAAAAATCAATCTGTTTCCGCTGTTGTGCATCCTCCACCCACATTGCTAAAGACTGCAACAAACCTGTTCAGTGCAAAGAGTGCAATAGTGACAGACACCCCTCAGCACTACACCCAGGGTCCGCTCCATGGAAAACTGATTTTCAAACAAACACTAGGGAGCAGCAAGGCGGGGAGCAGCAAGGCGAGGAGCAGCAAGGCAGGGAGCACCAAGCAGTAGCCGGTACATCTGTGACGTCTAGATGCACAGAAATCTGCGGAGATGTCAATGCCTCAAAATCCTGTTCCAAAATCTGTCTTGTCTGGGTGTACCCtaatggacagagagagagagcgctgaAGACCTACGCTGTTCTAGATGATCAAAGCAACAAATCACTAGGCAGATCAAAATTCTTCGAACACTTTGGCCTTCAGGGAACAGGGTCAATGTACACTCTAAAGACATGCTCAGGAGTGGTAGAGACATCAGGCCGACGTGCCAGCAACTTCATTGTGGAGTCTCTGGATGGCAAAACCCAGATCTCTTTACCTACCTTGATTGAATGTGACTTGTTGCCAGACAACAGATCTGAGATTCCATCACCAGAGGTAACAAGACATTATCCTCATCTCATGTGCCTGACAGATAAGATTCCAGCTCCGGACCCAGATGCATCCATCTTACTCCTACTTGGACGCGATATGATCCAAGCACACAAAGTCAGAGAACAGTGTAATGGACCTAACAACGCTCCATTTGCTCAAAGACTCGATCTCGGATGGGTATTAATTGGAGATGTGTGCCTCGGAAGAgcgcacaaaacaaacagtgtcAGTGCCTTCAAGACCAATGTGCTTATGAGTGGCCGTCACTCGATGCTGGAACCCTGCACAAGCAACATACTGGTAAAAGAGAAAATCCATTCTCCAGTGCTGCCTCACGCCCCTCCAGGTATGTTTCATGCATCCAATCCTAAATACAACACAGACAGCCTTGGACAAGACGTGTTTCAAAGTACAGCACATGATGAAAAACTTGGCATGTCAGTTGAAGACAAGTTGTTTCTCGACCTCATGGATAAAGAGGTTTACATGGATGATGCTAATTGCTGGGTGGCACCCCTGCCATTCAGACCAAATAGATCACGCTTACCCAATAACAGGCAGCAAGCGTTCAATCGTCTCACATCCCTGCGTCGTATGCTGGAGAAGAAAAAGGGCATGAAGGATCACTTCTTCAAATTCATGCAAACAATGTTCGACTCAGACCAAGCAGAGCCTGCACCAGCACTGACAACAGAACAGGAACGGTGGTACCTTCCAATATTTGGTGTTTATCATCCACAGAAAAAAGACCAAATACGCGTAGTATTTGACTCCAGTGCCAAACATGAGGGCCTTTGTCTCAACGATGTTCTCCTTAAGGGACCTGACATGAACAATTCATTACTGGGAGTCTTATTGCGTTTCCGTAAAGAACCTGTAGCAGTGATGGCTGATGTGCAAAAGATGTTTTATTGCTTTACTGTCCGTGAAGAGCACCGGGACTTTTTGCGCTTTTTGTGGTTTGAAGACAACAACCCAACCAAGCAGATCACCGAATACCGCATGAAGGTTCATGTATTCGGGAATTCTCCCTCTCCAGCAGTGGCCATTTATGGCTTAAGGAAGGCAGCCCTACATGCAGAAGGAGAAGATGGTACAGAAGCCAAGCAGTTCATTATGCGGAACTTCTACGTGGATGATGCCCTGGCCTCTTTCCCCACAAATGATGAAGCCATCTCTGTCTTGAAAAGAACCAAAGACATGCTAGCTGAGTCAAGCATCAAGCTGCACAAGATAGCCTCTAATAGCCGTGTGGTGATGGATGCGTTCTCCCCAGAAGAACGGGCTAAAGACCTAGTCAACCTGGAGCTAACAATCGACCCCTTGCCACTTCAGCACAGTTTGGGACTCACCTGGAGCTTGCAGACTGACACCTTCACCTTCTGTGTATCTAGAGAGAAGAAGCCGTTCACCAGAAGGGGGATCCTATCCACTGTTAATGGTCTCTACGACCCACTGGGATTTGCAGCACCTGTTACAATTCAAGGAAAGGCCTTAGTCAGAGAGTTGTCAGCCGAACAGTTTGAATGGGACGCCCCTCTCCCagctgtgaaagaaaaacagtggaGGCTGTGGACAGACTCAGTCCATGAGCTTGAACAGCTTCAAATAAAAAGGGCATATGTACCTGTTTCTTTGCGCTACATTGAACACAGAgaactctgtgttttctctgatgCTTCCACCATGGCCATTTCAGCAGTGGCATACTTAAAAACAGTGGACAAGGAGGGCCATACTCACGTCGGGTTCGTCATGGGCAAGTCAAAGCTGGCTCCTCATCCTCAACACACCATTCCACGGCTGGAGCTTTGCGCTGCCGTACTGGCGGTTGAAATGGCAGACCTATTAACAGAGGAACTGGACATTGATATCCACAAGGTCACATTCTTCACAGACAGCCGGATTGTATTAGGCTACATTCATAATACAAACAGAAGATTTTACGTGTATGTGACCAACAGAGTTGCTCGCATCAGGAAATCCACAAGACCTGAACAGTGGAACTTTGTCAGCACAGAAAACAATCCTGCAGACCATGGGACACGCTCTGTGTCAGCAGCCCAGTTGTCACACACCAACTGGTTCCAAGGTCCAACTTTCCTGTCCAGAGACACCTGCTTAAAGCAAGAGACTTTTGAGTTAGTAGAACCTGATGCCGACGCAGATATACGTCCACTGATCACAGCTTTCATAACCAAAGCCTCTGTCAATCGGCTTGGCTCACGGAGATTTGAGCGCTTTTCAAGTTGGAAAGCCCTCTGCCGAGCTACAGTCCAACTCATATACAAAGCCAGGTCTTgcagtaaaaatacaaacagcaaGACAGAAGTATGGACACAGGCAAAAACAGTTATCATCAGAAGTGCCCAACAAGATGCCTTCTCTGAGGAGATCAGGTCCCTCTCAAGGGGTGATGTTGTCTCAAAGTCCAGCACTCTCAGGAAGCTGAACCCTTTTGTTGATGCAGAAGGCCTTTTGAGAGTTGGAGGGCGTATGCCTGCAACACACACTCCCTGGGAAGAGAGACACCCAATCATTGTCCCCAACAAACAACACATCGCCACCTTATTAGTGAGACACTATCATGAGCAGGTTGCACATCAAGGGAGACATCTAACAGAAGGTGCTCTTCGCTCTGCTGGTTTGTGGCTGATAGGAGGCAAGAGGTTGGTGTCTAACATCATACACAAATGTGTGATCTGTAAAAGGCTAAGAGGAAAAGTAGAGGAACAACAGATGGCTAGCTTACCTGCTGATCGAGTCAGCCCGGGTCCTCCATTCACAAGTGTCGGTGTTGATGTGTTTGGCCCATGGACTGTCAGCTCACGGCGCACCCGAGGTGGGGTTGCAGAGAATAAACGCTGGGCTGTCATCTTCACATGCATGGTGACAAGAGCCGTGCATATCGAAGTTCTAGAGTCTCTGTCCTCTTCAAGTTTTGTAAACGCCCTAAGAAGATTCACAGCCATTCGTGGACCAGTTCGTCTTTTTCGTTCTGATCAGGGTACTAACTTTGTGGGTGCCTGCAAAGAGCTCCAAATAAGATCTGGAGACCCTGAGCTAGCAACTTACCTTCTAGATAAAGGTAGCACCTGGACATTCAACCCTCCCCACGCCTCACACATGGGCGGAGCATGGGAGAGGATGATAGGTGTGGCTCGCAGGATATTGGACGCTTTGCTGTTGAAGAGAAACACCTGTCACATGTCTCACGAGGTTCTGGTCACTCTCATGTCCGAAGTTATGGCAATTATGAATGCTAGGCCTCTAGTCCCTGTATCGTCTGACCCAGATATGCCTGCCGTCCTTACACCTGCCATGCTCTTGACACAGAAAATTGAGACTGTGTTGCCGCCATCACCAGGACAATTTGACCTCAAGGATCTCCACAGTAAACAATGGAAGCAGGTCCAAACTTTAGCTGATGCATTCTGGAAACGTTGGCGGCAGGAATACCTGGTGACCCTTCAAGCAAGACAAAAGTGGCATGTGGACAAACCAAACCTGAACAAAGGAGACGTGGTGCTTCTGAAGGATGCACAAGCAAAGAGAAATGAATGGCCTGTTGGCATTGTAGTTGATGTCTTTCCAAGTGAGGACAAAAAAGTTCGGAAGGTGGATGTTAAGGTAGTCAAGCAGGGCACTCCAAAGGTGTACTTGAGGCCTGTCTCAGAACTTGTGttgcttttgaaaaatgtataa
- the tecpr1a gene encoding tectonin beta-propeller repeat-containing protein 1 gives MPVSLLWAVDVYGRVYSLSTAGQQWEQCRDAQMEFKRVTAAQQCCWGIGCDNSIHLNVHASDLPVRYQEETYENQRWNPVDGFSERLLPSDRWQWSDVTGLQHQPLDDFLLSSSSWEWEGDWYVDENFEGEPTEKGGWSYAIDFPATYTKDKKWNSCVRRRRWLRYRRYKAMDTWAKIPSQQTSLPDPFSDISCGGWEITEEPGGRLSLWAVSLQGKVWFREGICHHNPEGSSWEEVPLPGEVVQISCGPGDLVWAVLWEGQLIVREGIGRDCPKGASWVLVDSPSPDFGAIHVAVGVNVVWALTKDNKVWFRRGVNSHNPCGSGWINMVGEMIMINVGLNDQVFAINFEDRAVYFRQGVTSSELSGKTWKSISVPRDGDRSHSSASASSLQSAGCYFCGEVQAQSAASDVESDADKASTDGANCLVTSTSPEAFVEAPTDQPTETPKPHIPKVTSDSFISELVSDREPGKSSRETAPAVLEEETITEEGEVKAPSDDVAVSSNQSGAPLDSQWSNVDLEEAQGQQAQTGAVLDTADTCSLSSVATYTLAMEDPYGADEHPLWAWVSGGGCSVDSHSQLSWFNYPMNASSLVQSVHSMSLSVTPAQTAAWKKQIFEQLNERTKREMDNFRHYEQAIEQSVWMKKGTMQWWRDWKPHKWTDVHFALEQFSGPEGNKDGILFIYYNFYEEKKYLHAFINEVTILVPVLNDYKHTFAIYTPERTKQRWPIRVAAATELEMHDWLALLSVSCCDSRGIQGPPSRQAIWSITCKGDIFVSEPSPALEAMPYPTPCDQMFWRQVGGHLRMIECNSVGIVWGIGYDHTAWVYTGGYGGGFFQGLASSTDNIYTQVDVKSVYIYENQRWNPVTGYTNRGLPTDRYMWSDASGLHECTKTNTKPPSPQWTWVSEWAIDYSVSGGTNREGWQFAADFPASYHGYKTMKDFVRRRRWARKCKLATTGPWQEIPPIPLSDVTILPCAAQSSVDVVPLWAISNKGDVLCRLGVTALTPAGSSWLHVGTDQPFKSISIGAASQVWAIARDGSAFHRGSVSSQSPAGDCWYHIPSPAKQKLKQVSVGRTSVYTVDENGNLWYRQGVTPSYPQGSSWEHISNNVRKVSVGPLNQVWIIADKVQGSRSLSCGTVCHRLGVQPMEAKGQSWDYGIGGGWDHITVRGNSMEPPRLPSLTEPSPQPSSPLPLRNTEVNSDAVGC, from the exons ATGCCCGTCTCCCTGCTATGGGCGGTGGACGTGTACGGGCGGGTCTACAGCCTGTCCACGGCGGGGCAGCAGTGGGAGCAGTGTCGAGACGCCCAGATGGAGTTCAAGCGGGTGACGGCGGCTCAGCAGTGCTGCTGGGGCATCGGCTGTGACAACAGCATCCACCTGAACGTCCACGCTTCTGACCTACCGGTCCGCTACCAGGAAGAGACCTACGAGAACCAG aGATGGAACCCTGTTGATGGTTTCTCTGAGCGGCTGTTGCCAAGCGACCGCTGGCAGTGGAGTGATGTCACAGGTTTGCAACATCAGCCGCTGGACGACTTCCTGCTCTCCTCCAGTAGCTGGGAGTGGGAGGGCGACTGGTACGTGGATGAAAACTTTGAGGGAGAACCCACAGAGAAAGGA gGGTGGAGCTACGCCATCGACTTTCCTGCTACATACACCAAAGACAAGAAGTGGAATTCCTGCGTCCGTCGAAGGCGATGGCTCCGCTACAGGAGGTACAAAGCCATGGACACCTGGGCCAAG ATCCCCTCACAGCAGACGTCTCTACCAGATCCCTTCAGCGACATCAGCTGTGGAGGCTGGGAGATCACTGAGGAGCCCGGAGGACGGCTGTCACTGTGGGCCGTGTCCCTGCAGGGCAAG GTTTGGTTCAGAGAGGGAATCTGTCACCACAACCCTGAAGGCTCCTCGTGGGAGGAGGTTcctctccctggggaggtggtCCAGATCAGCTGTGGCCCGGGAGATCTGGTCTGGGCGGTGCTGTGGGAGGGGCAGCTTATTGTCAGGGAAGGCATCGGCAGAGACTGTCCCAAAG GTGCCTCCTGGGTGCTGGTGGATTCTCCTAGTCCAGATTTTGGTGCCATTCATGTAGCTGTGGGAGTCAATGTTGTTTGGGCTTTAACCAAGGATAACAAA GTTTGGTTCAGACGTGGTGTGAACTCCCACAACCCCTGTGGCTCAGGCTGGATCAACATGGTGGGAGAAATGATCATGATCAACGTCGGACTTAACGATCAG GTGTTTGCTATCAACTTTGAAGATCGGGCAGTGTACTTCAGACAAGGTGTGACCTCTAGTGAACTGAGTGGGAAAACCTGGAAGTCCATCAGCGTCCCCCGAGATGGAGACCGATCACACTCCAGTGCGAGCGCAAGCAGCCTGCAGAG TGCTGGATGCTATTTCTGTGGTGAGGTTCAGGCTCAGTCAGCAGCAAGCGATGTGGAATCAGACGCAGACAAAGCATCCACAGATGGAGCCAACTGCCTTGTCACGTCCACCAGCCCAGAGGCCTTTGTCGAAGCCCCCACAGACCAGCCTACAGAGACCCCCAAACCTCACATCCCCAAAGTCACTAGCGACAGCTTCATCTCTGAACTCGTCTCTGACCGAGAACCAGGAAAGAGCTCCAGAGAGACCGCTCCAGCTGTTTTAGAGGAGGAGACCATCACTGAAGAGGGAGAGGTCAAAGCCCCCTCTGATGATGTAGCTGTGTCCTCCAATCAATCAGGAGCTCCTCTTGACTCCCAGTGGAGTAATGTGGATCTGGAGGAGGCGCAGGGTCAGCAGGCTCAGACCGGTGCAGTGCTTGACACAGCTGACACATGCAGCCTGTCATCAGTGGCCACATATACTCTGGCCATGGAGGACCCGTATGGGGCAGACGAGCACCCTCTGTGGGCGTGGGTCAGTGGAGGAGGGTGCTCTGTGGACAGTCACTCCCAACTCAGCTGGTTCAACTACCCCATGAACGCTTCCT CATTGGTCCAGTCCGTCCACTCCATGAGTCTGTCTGTCACGCCAGCACAGACAGCTGCCTGGAAGAAACAAATCTTTGAGCAACTCAATGAGAGGACCAAAAGAGAGATGGATAACTTCAGGCATTATGAACAAGCTATAGAACAG TCCGTGTGGATGAAGAAAGGAACCATGCAGTGGTGGAGAGATTGGAAGCCACACAAGTGGACGGATGTTCATTTTGCCCTGGAGCAGTTCTCAGGACCAGAGGGCAACAAGGATGGCATCCTTTTCATCTATTACAACTTCTACGaggagaagaag TACCTGCATGCTTTCATCAACGAGGTCACCATCCTGGTTCCTGTGCTGAATGACTACAAACACACTTTTGCCATCTACACTCCTGAGCGGACCAAACAGAGGTGGCCAATCAGAGTGGCTGCAGCTACAGAGCTAGAAATGCATGACTGG CTTGCATTGTTGAGTGTGTCGTGCTGTGACTCCAGAGGGATCCAGGGTCCCCCCTCAAGACAGGCCATCTGGTCCATCACCTGTAAAGGGGACATATTTGTCAGTGAGCCCTCTCCTGCTCTGGAGGCCATGCCTTACCCCACACCCTGTGACCAGAT GTTCTGGAGGCAGGTCGGAGGTCACCTCCGTATGATCGAGTGTAACAGTGTTGGCATCGTGTGGGGGATTGGCTACGACCACACGGCCTGGGTCTACACCGGGGGCTACGGAGGAGGATTCTTCCAGGGCCTGGCCAGCAGCACAGACAACATTTACACCCAGGTGGATGTTAAGAGTGTTTACATCTACGAAAACCAGAGATGGAACCCTGTCACTGGCTACACCAACAG AGGGCTTCCTACAGACCGCTACATGTGGAGCGACGCATCCGGACTGCATGAgtgcacaaaaacaaatacaaaacctCCCTCTCCTCAGTGGACTTGG gTGTCTGAGTGGGCCATAGACTACAGTGTCTCTGGGGGAACAAACAGAGAAGGCTGGCAGTTTGCAGCTGATTTTCCAGC GTCGTATCACGGCTATAAAACGATGAAGGACTTTGTGCGTCGCAGGCGATGGGCCAG GAAGTGCAAACTGGCCACCACTGGACCCTGGCAAGAAATCCCCCCCATACCACTGAGCGATGTGACCATCCTGCCGtgtgcagctcagagcagcgTGGACGTGGTTCCTCTGTGGGCGATCAGCAACAAGGGAGATGTGCTCTGCAGACTGGGAGTCACCGCTCTGACACCTGCT GGATCCTCATGGCTCCACGTAGGAACCGACCAGCCTTTCAAGTCCATCTCCATCGGGGCAGCCAGCCAAGTTTGGGCCATTGCCAGGGACGGTTCGGCTTTCCACAGAGGATCAGTCTCTTCACAAAGCCCAGCAG GAGACTGCTGGTACCACATTCCCTCCCCGgcaaaacagaagctgaagcaggTATCTGTGGGGAGAACCTCTGTCTACACAGTGGATGAAAATG GTAACCTGTGGTACCGGCAAGGTGTGACGCCCAGCTACCCTCAGGGCTCCTCCTGGGAACACATTTCTAATAATGTACGCAAGGTCTCTGTGGGGCCTCTCAACCAG GTGTGGATCATAGCAGACAAAGTGCAGGGCAGTCGCAGTCTGAGTTGTGGAACAGTGTGTCATCGACTCGGAGTCCAACCAATGGAGGCCAAAGGACAGTCATGGGACTACGGCATCGGG GGCGGTTGGGATCACATCACAGTCAGAGGGAACTCCATGGAGCCGCCCCGTCTTCCCTCTCTAACGGAGCCCTCACCCCAACCATCGAGCCCCCTCCCTCTCAGGAACACAGAGGTCAACAGTGATGCTGTGGGATGCTAA
- the bhlha15 gene encoding class A basic helix-loop-helix protein 15 has translation MKSKGKATRSSSRTWSDPDAELEPDTEPSTSEQEGSEASVRIRGSWRGSLRSGDGKRQGGGGRRRRQHGSSNKERSVRRLESNERERQRMHKLNNAFQALRESIPHVKTDKKLSKIETLTLAKNYIKSLTSIILDMSGACLPAGGDPSEASAAKLLQCYQQHLEDEGEADLTQYLTHVHSLSQLS, from the coding sequence ATGAAGTCCAAAGGAAAGGCTACAAGATCATCTAGTAGAACCTGGTCTGACCCAGATGCAGAGCTGGAACCAGACACAGAACCAAGCACAAGTGAGCAAGAGGGCTCAGAGGCCTCCGTGCGGATCAGAGGCTCCTGGAGAGGTTCCCTGAGGAGTGGGGACGGCAAGCgtcaaggaggaggaggccggAGACGCAGGCAGCATGGCTCCAGCAACAAGGAGCGCAGCGTCCGGCGACTGGAGAGCAACGAGAGGGAACGCCAGCGCATGCACAAACTCAATAACGCCTTCCAAGCGTTACGAGAGTCCATCCCCCACGTCAAGACCGACAAAAAGCTGTCCAAGATTGAGACCCTGACCCTGGCTAAAAACTACATCAAATCCTTAACCAGCATCATCCTGGACATGTCTGgggcctgcctgcctgctggAGGGGATCCATCAGAGGCCAGTGCTGCCAAGCTGCTCCAGTGCTACCAGCAGCATCTGGAGGATGAGGGGGAGGCAGATCTCACCCAGTACCTTACCCATGTGCACAGCTTGAGTCAGCTAAGCTAA
- the LOC117829703 gene encoding uncharacterized protein LOC117829703 isoform X2 — MKFKYCREGATLVVSLDGLNWLSKRRCRDKRTKKRDEDLQLLMPSSQMIQTDEELQPITYLCVVDQRGSTTPRIPKKNRDCRSSLATWPPPVSIPPRWCSPPEKPSLKYTSLPSCVSVCPTGAPWTRLILDIKDIFRLIVKGLNIVTQHDAVTMYNRFIVFFNEDIPLQLFGDICSSEDYRTYLGDTAWNIGENNVISDLPKSTANQLHNPNTNTNSSAGIQCKDLQKSCQIHGAPRVVSKTDKKAKRRKSVSFVDDVMVYLFDQERPTLELHSGPCTPIPSSYSCTLPDVTLEDIGLEWDDDFSALEKNCHFQHVRDSQHYNFSLPTQSCTALSRPERFSLSQTCLFLTHVTESDLEL, encoded by the exons GGATGAAGACCTCCAGCTTTTGATGCCCTCAAGTCAGATGATCCAGACTGATGAGGAGCTGCAGCCGATCACCTATCTCTGTGTCGTGGATCAGAGAGGAAGCACAACCCCTCGTATACCgaagaaaaacagagactgTAGATCAAGCTTGGCAACATGGCCACCCCCTGTCTCTATCCCCCCTCGATGGTGTTCTCCTCCAGAGAAGCCAAGTCTTAAATATACTTCCTTACCCtcttgtgtctcagtgtgtcccACAGGGGCTCCATGGACAAGACTTATTTTAGAtatcaaggacattttcaggctgATTGTAAAAGGTTTAAACATTGTGACACAGCACGATGCCGTGACTATGTACAAcaggtttattgttttttttaatgaagacaTACCATTACAACTATTTGGTGAcatctgcagctctgaagaTTATAGGACATATCTGGGAGATACAGCATGGAATATTGGTGAAAACAATGTGATAAGTGATTTGCCAAAGTCCACCGCCAACCAgcttcacaaccctaacaccaacaccaacagcTCTGCTGGGATCCAGTGTAAAGATCTTCAGAAATCCTGTCAAATCCACGGTGCTCCAAGAGTTGTATCTAAGACGGACAAGAAAGCAAAAAGAAGGAAGAGTGTTTCTTTtgttgatgatgtcatggtCTATCTGTTTGACCAG GAGAGGCCCACCTTGGAGCTGCACTCTGGGCCCTGCACACCTATACCAAGCAGCTACTCCTGCACCCTGCCAGATGTCACATTGGAAGACATTG GCTTGGAGTGGGACGACGATTTCTCAGCTTTGGAGAAAAACTGCCATTTTCAACATGTCAGAGACTCTCAACACTACAACTTTTCTCTGCCAACGCAGAGCTGCACAGCTCTATCCAGACCAGAGCGTTTCTCTCTGTCCCAAACCTGCCTGTTCCTCACGCATGTCACCGAGTCAGACCTTGAGCTGTGA